The genomic segment CGACGGCCGGTACGCCGGGGACAGCGAGGCCGCGAGCGCGACCGGCGCCGGAGCGAACCGCAGGTGGTGCACGCGTACCGGCGGGGTGTTGCGCAGCACCAGATCGCTGCGGACGCCGTGCAGCACGCCCTGCCGGTCCAGCTCGCCGTCGGCGCCCTCGGTGCGGAACAGCGGCGCGGCGACGCTCAGCACCGCACCCTCGGCGAGGTACTTCGCCAGCCCGTCGATCGCGGTGCGCGCCTCGTCCGCGGTGCCGGTGAACGGCTCGGCGACGACCACCACCGCGGCGGCGTCGGCCTCGGCTAGGGTGTCGACCACGCGTACCCGGTCGGCGACCCAGCGGCCCTGTGCGGTCACGTGTTCGCGCAGCGCGGCCGCCGCGGCGCCCTCCGCGGGCACCACGGTGAGCCGGTCGCCGGGCAGCAGCGCCTCGATCGCGGCGGCCAGCACCGCGGACTCCGGGGTCGCGCCGACCAGCAGGCCGGCCTTCGGGTCGTTACGCCGGGCGAATTCGCTGACGAGCGTGCGGGCGGCGCGCTCGCCGATGCGGACCGCACCGGAGGGACCGGTGACGCGCACGGCGGGTGACTGGGTCATGTCGGACGGGCTCCTGACGAGATAGCGAACGGACGGGGCGGCTCCGGCGACCCGACCGGCGGCTCCGGCATGGTCGGGGTGCGCGGGCCGGCCGGCGGAGGCGAGATCTCCGCCGACCAGCATAGGCCGCGTCCGAAGGGCGCCGCAGTGGCGCGGTCAGGCCGGATCCCCCGGCGTACGGCGTTCCGGAGCCGCCTCGCCGGCCGGTGGATCGAGCGCCGGCAGTTCACGGGTGGCCGGCTCCGCGGAGTCGGTGGTGGCCCGGGTGGCCCACTCGTCGGCGCCGTCGGTCGTCTTCGTGTCGGTGACCGCCTCCGCGTCGGCGGGAGTCTCCGCGCCGGCGGCCGGGGAGCCGTACGGTGCCGCGACAGTGACGTCCGGGGCGGGTTGTTCCGGCGCGCGGCCGGAGCGCAGCGCGCCGATCAGTCCGAGCAGGCCGATCAGCACCAGCCCGCCGGCCAGGAACCAGCCGACCGGAGGTACGGAGAGACCCAGGATCCGGGCCAGCAGCCACCAGACGGAGAGGCCGAGGAAGACGAGTCCGAAAGCGAACGACACGATGTCGGTACGGTGTGCCTTCATCGGGTCACCTCCAGCTTGCCGGCGTTCACGTGGACGAAGAGGCGCAGCTTGCCCCCACCGGGACCGTCGGCACCGGCGTCGGTGGTTTCCCACTGGCGACCGCCGAGCCCGCCGCTGCGCCGGCCGAAGACCGTGGCGTCACCGGCGTTCACGTCGGCCACAGTGGTCACGTCGACATTCGGCGGTACGACCACGGTCGCGTTGCCGAGGTTCACGTCGACGGTCACCTGGACGTCCTGCTTGTCGAAGTCGATCCCGCGCAGGTCGAGCGTCGCGTCACCGAGGTTGTTCTCGTACCGGTTCGCCAGGTCGCGCAGGTCGGTCGGGGCCCAGGTGACGTTGCCGTCGATGCCGCGTACCCGGTCGTAGGACTCGGCGACGGTGGCGATGCCGAGCGCCGCGGCGGTCACCAGGCCCAGGGCGATCAGCCAGCGGGCCCGGCCGAACCAGGTGCCGACGAGCAGGCCGAGGCCGATGGTCGCGAGCACCGCGGCGAAGTAGCCGGCGGCACCGACCGGGAAGACGTCGAGCAGGTCGAGCATGGCCACCACGCCGAGCGCCAGGAAGATCAGCGAGAACGTGATCGCGCCGAGCGCCGAGCGCTCCTTGGGCCGCTTCGGTGGCCGGGGCGGCCGGACCGGTGGCGGGACGGGTGGCTTCGCCGCGTAGGGGCCGTGCGGGGCGAACGGCGGCCGGTAACCGCCGGGCGGCAGCGGTGCGCCCACCGGCGTGGGCGGCGGCACGGCGCCCGGCTCGCCCGGCCAGGCCGGGTTCCCGCCGTACGCGGGCCAGGCGGCGGTGTCGGCGGCCGGCCCGGTCACGTGCGGCATCGCGACAGTCGTCGGCTCGGACGGGCCCGGCCGGGTGCCGGACGCGGCCGGCCAGCCCGGCGCCGGCAGCGTCGGGTAGCCGGTACCGGAGGGGCCCGGCTCGCGCTCCGCGTCGGACGTGGCCGGGTACCCCGGCTCGGACCCGGGCACCGGCGGGTAGCCCGGTTCGGCGGCGGACGCCGGGGACACGGACGCCGGGGGGTAGCCCGGCTCGGGGCGGCCGGCCGGCGGGTAGCCGGGCTCCGGGTGGGTGGCGGGCAGGCCGCTGGACGGTGCCGCTCCGGGGGGTACCGGCGTGGCCGGCCCGGCGGGCGTGCCGGTCCACGGCGCCGCGGGGGGAGCCGCGGTCCACGCGCCCGGTGCCGGGGCCTGCGGTGCGGGCCAGGCCACCGGTGGCACCGGACCCGGCGGGGGACCGTGCGGCGGCGCCTGCTGCGGCGGCCGCTGCCCCGGGCCGCGTTGCTCGCGGTTGAGCAGGAGCGCGCCGCCGATGAGGATCACCGCGCCCAGCAGGATCGCCCGGAACCCGTCGGTGACGACGTAGGCGAAGCCGAGCGCCACCACGATGCCGAGCACGATCACCGTGATCGGGGACATGCTGGACCGGCCCCGGCCGAGCATGGCCTCCACCGGCGAGGCGGTGTCGCCCTCGCCGGGGATGATCAGCCAGCCGGCGACGTACACGATGATGCCGATGCCGCCGAAGAAGCCGAGCACGGCCAGCAGCACGCGCCACAGCACCGGGTCGGTGTTCGTGGCCCGGCCGATGGCGGCGCACACCCCGGCCAGGTAGCGGCCCTCGCGGGGGCGTACCAGGCCGTACCGGGTGGTGAAGCCGGCGGCGCCGGGCGGTGGGGCGTACCCACCGGG from the Micromonospora sp. WMMA1947 genome contains:
- a CDS encoding PspC domain-containing protein produces the protein MNEDAARPPRPWAAAQDAPPPPPPGAAPTTDQATPPPGGGTPFGGPPPGGYAPPPGAAGFTTRYGLVRPREGRYLAGVCAAIGRATNTDPVLWRVLLAVLGFFGGIGIIVYVAGWLIIPGEGDTASPVEAMLGRGRSSMSPITVIVLGIVVALGFAYVVTDGFRAILLGAVILIGGALLLNREQRGPGQRPPQQAPPHGPPPGPVPPVAWPAPQAPAPGAWTAAPPAAPWTGTPAGPATPVPPGAAPSSGLPATHPEPGYPPAGRPEPGYPPASVSPASAAEPGYPPVPGSEPGYPATSDAEREPGPSGTGYPTLPAPGWPAASGTRPGPSEPTTVAMPHVTGPAADTAAWPAYGGNPAWPGEPGAVPPPTPVGAPLPPGGYRPPFAPHGPYAAKPPVPPPVRPPRPPKRPKERSALGAITFSLIFLALGVVAMLDLLDVFPVGAAGYFAAVLATIGLGLLVGTWFGRARWLIALGLVTAAALGIATVAESYDRVRGIDGNVTWAPTDLRDLANRYENNLGDATLDLRGIDFDKQDVQVTVDVNLGNATVVVPPNVDVTTVADVNAGDATVFGRRSGGLGGRQWETTDAGADGPGGGKLRLFVHVNAGKLEVTR